In the genome of Streptomyces collinus, one region contains:
- a CDS encoding permease, whose translation MENQRTESRRTAADGIRLGLRALVYAVLGGAALLAIGTVASVLGPLLALDLYTPPVAAWWTVFTAITVQGVPFLLLGTLVSAAIGAFVPERVFQRLLPRRTALAVPVAGAAGVVLPGCECASVPVAGSLMRRGVAPAAALAFLLSAPAINPVVLVATSIAFPGQPEMVLGRLLASLGTAVVMGWLWARFGREEWLRLPKRSGGQSPGGGPRAFVSGLQHDFLHAGGFLVVGAAAAATFDIVVPRSLLEVFTGSAWLSVLLLALLAVVLCVCSEADAFVAASLSGFSPTARLAFMVVGPMVDLKLIALQTGTFGRAFAVRFSAATWVVAVTSSVLVGWWLL comes from the coding sequence GTGGAGAACCAACGGACGGAGAGCCGACGGACGGCGGCCGACGGCATACGGCTGGGCCTGCGGGCCCTGGTGTACGCCGTCCTCGGCGGTGCCGCGCTGCTCGCCATCGGGACGGTGGCGTCGGTGCTCGGGCCCCTGCTGGCGCTCGACCTCTACACCCCGCCGGTCGCGGCCTGGTGGACGGTGTTCACCGCGATCACCGTCCAGGGCGTGCCGTTCCTGCTGCTGGGCACGCTCGTGTCGGCGGCGATCGGGGCGTTCGTGCCCGAGCGGGTCTTCCAGCGGCTGCTGCCCCGCCGCACGGCGCTCGCCGTGCCGGTCGCCGGGGCCGCCGGGGTCGTGCTGCCCGGCTGCGAGTGCGCGTCCGTGCCGGTGGCGGGAAGCCTGATGCGGCGGGGTGTCGCACCGGCGGCCGCGCTCGCCTTCCTGCTGTCCGCGCCCGCCATCAACCCCGTCGTCCTGGTGGCGACCTCGATCGCCTTCCCGGGGCAGCCGGAGATGGTCCTCGGCCGGCTGCTCGCCTCGCTCGGCACAGCCGTGGTGATGGGCTGGCTGTGGGCGCGGTTCGGGCGGGAGGAGTGGCTGCGGCTGCCGAAGCGGAGCGGCGGGCAGTCCCCGGGCGGCGGCCCGCGGGCCTTCGTCTCCGGGCTCCAGCACGACTTTCTGCACGCGGGCGGCTTCCTCGTCGTCGGGGCGGCGGCCGCGGCGACCTTCGACATCGTCGTGCCGCGGTCGCTGCTGGAGGTGTTCACCGGGTCCGCCTGGCTGTCGGTGCTGCTGCTCGCGCTGCTGGCGGTCGTGCTGTGCGTGTGCAGCGAGGCCGACGCGTTCGTGGCGGCGTCGCTGAGCGGCTTCTCCCCGACCGCGCGGCTGGCGTTCATGGTGGTCGGGCCGATGGTCGACCTGAAGCTGATCGCGCTCCAGACGGGCACGTTCGGCAGGGCCTTCGCGGTGCGGTTCTCGGCGGCGACCTGGGTGGTCGCCGTGACGAGCAGCGTCCTGGTGGGGTGGTGGCTGCTGTGA
- a CDS encoding TIGR03943 family putative permease subunit, with the protein MRRYGPAVLLALVGAAILRVSLFSELYLRYVQAGLRPYLVVSGAALVLLGAAVAVVTNRAGEEHGDGDGDDHGDGDDHGDTDGHGNGDGHAGHGHGPGGPRVAWFLTLPALALLLFPPPALGSYSAEREAAQRAARGVGTFPALPSGNPVDLTLGEFGSRAVYDSGRSLKGRTVRLTGFVTRGGDGTWYVTRLLVSCCAADATSAKAEVRGAQAPPVDTWVTVTGTWHPEGGLGSDAAWPPVVDARSVRQVPQPDSPYEKR; encoded by the coding sequence GTGAGGCGCTACGGACCGGCCGTGCTGCTCGCGCTCGTGGGCGCGGCGATCCTCAGGGTGTCGCTCTTCAGCGAGCTGTACCTGCGCTACGTCCAGGCGGGGCTGCGGCCGTACCTGGTGGTGTCCGGGGCGGCGCTGGTGCTGCTGGGCGCGGCGGTGGCGGTGGTGACGAACAGGGCGGGCGAGGAGCACGGCGACGGCGACGGGGACGACCACGGCGACGGGGACGACCACGGCGACACGGACGGCCACGGGAACGGCGACGGCCACGCAGGGCACGGTCACGGCCCCGGCGGGCCCCGGGTCGCCTGGTTCCTCACGCTCCCCGCCCTGGCCCTCCTGCTGTTCCCGCCGCCCGCCCTCGGCTCCTACAGCGCGGAGCGCGAGGCGGCGCAGCGTGCCGCCCGGGGCGTCGGCACCTTCCCGGCCCTGCCGTCCGGGAACCCGGTCGACCTCACCCTCGGGGAGTTCGGCTCCCGGGCGGTCTACGACAGCGGCCGCTCCCTGAAGGGCCGGACGGTCCGGCTCACCGGCTTCGTCACCCGTGGCGGCGACGGCACCTGGTACGTCACCCGCCTCCTCGTCTCCTGCTGCGCCGCCGACGCCACGTCCGCCAAGGCCGAGGTGCGCGGCGCGCAGGCCCCGCCGGTCGACACATGGGTGACGGTCACCGGGACGTGGCACCCCGAGGGCGGGCTCGGCTCGGACGCCGCCTGGCCACCGGTCGTCGACGCCCGCTCCGTCCGGCAGGTGCCG